In Phormidium yuhuli AB48, one genomic interval encodes:
- a CDS encoding adenylyltransferase/cytidyltransferase family protein, which yields MLTQGLYSLDELREQVQREGDRWRPLVFTNGCFDLLHCGHVRYLQAAKTLGNALVVGVNSDHSVAQIKPASAGEPPRPILPDRQRAEVLAALKPVDGVFIFPESTAIEAIKVLQPDIYVKGGDYRPDTLPEAPTVHAYGGEIHLIEIEVPQSTSHIIRRILGK from the coding sequence ATGTTAACTCAGGGCCTTTACTCCCTTGATGAGTTACGAGAGCAAGTCCAGAGGGAGGGCGATCGCTGGCGACCCCTCGTGTTTACCAATGGCTGCTTTGACCTTTTACATTGCGGGCACGTGCGCTATTTACAGGCCGCCAAAACCCTAGGAAATGCTCTAGTAGTGGGTGTTAATAGTGATCACTCCGTTGCCCAGATTAAACCCGCCTCGGCTGGAGAACCTCCCCGTCCCATTCTTCCTGATCGCCAGCGCGCCGAAGTGCTGGCCGCCCTCAAACCCGTCGATGGCGTCTTCATTTTTCCGGAAAGCACCGCGATTGAGGCGATTAAAGTCCTACAACCGGACATTTACGTCAAAGGAGGCGATTATCGTCCCGATACCCTACCAGAAGCCCCAACCGTCCACGCCTACGGAGGAGAAATTCATTTGATTGAAATTGAGGTTCCTCAATCCACCAGTCACATCATCCGTCGTATTCTGGGAAAATAG
- a CDS encoding HEAT repeat domain-containing protein, protein MYNDDLGTIDSENNLESPLDHLGAADADEAARPDPEAMLPLLDAPETPQRMLAARAFCEVHDERAIPKLIALLEDACPLVRVSASYALGRNTHPDAVEPLIARLEDWNGYVRKGVVWALGNCGDRRALNPLLEALRTDIPAVRLWAASSLGQLAKVGYETIVAAVPPLIEALRKDPVSAVRSNCAWALGQICRELPSNVVYAGAIDSLLEALEEDEDMGVQEDARSSLLRVGDPRGLQAIEDLERDGWI, encoded by the coding sequence ATGTATAACGACGACCTCGGCACCATCGATAGTGAGAATAATCTTGAGAGTCCTCTCGATCACCTGGGGGCGGCGGACGCCGATGAAGCCGCTCGCCCAGATCCTGAGGCCATGTTGCCGTTGCTAGATGCGCCGGAAACACCACAACGCATGTTGGCGGCCCGGGCCTTCTGTGAGGTCCATGATGAACGAGCCATTCCCAAGTTGATTGCCCTGCTTGAGGATGCTTGTCCCTTAGTCCGGGTGAGTGCCTCCTATGCGTTGGGACGGAATACCCATCCTGATGCGGTTGAACCCCTCATCGCCCGTTTGGAGGATTGGAATGGCTATGTGCGTAAGGGGGTCGTCTGGGCCCTAGGGAACTGTGGCGATCGCCGCGCCCTCAACCCCCTCCTAGAAGCCCTACGCACCGATATTCCGGCGGTTCGTCTCTGGGCCGCAAGTTCCCTAGGACAGTTGGCGAAAGTCGGCTATGAAACCATTGTCGCCGCTGTTCCGCCCCTGATTGAAGCCCTCCGTAAAGATCCCGTCTCAGCGGTTCGCAGTAATTGTGCTTGGGCCCTGGGGCAAATTTGTCGCGAGTTACCCTCGAATGTCGTCTATGCTGGGGCGATCGATTCTCTTCTCGAAGCCCTAGAAGAGGATGAGGATATGGGGGTTCAAGAAGATGCTCGCTCCTCTCTGTTGCGCGTCGGAGACCCCCGAGGCTTACAGGCCATTGAAGACTTGGAACGAGATGGCTGGATTTAG
- a CDS encoding GAF domain-containing sensor histidine kinase yields MTDLAPTPNSLTILRHNGVLDRNSREIFQTAVETVTQALDLPIAWIWLLDHRDQKIEIQQLTPKDASLSLTGFDRDNKPSLLCTQVVETQQPLMVRDAARHPEFAHQPLVQEDGVRAYLGVPLLTHRGDCLGTLAVMDTTPRSFSRPEVTLVELAAQVAMLQLEAPSGLTPTPKPSPLFQGHPEPEPSASAIHTQLLDRFLQDLRTPLTSVMGMTSVLNREIYGPLRRKQKEYLDIIHNSGQYMLAMVEEILMLRELRELNASQPLSPVDLHMLCQQVLNILNPLASRREQQLLLSIQECDRLWTLDKPKFQQLLYHLVAHLIQISDLGVTLQVWVQRCCSNQVELSLAISDGSEGETLPESELERFGLLPPTDHSSHLVPSSQREVSLFGKLQAKPMQADDPDLGLFFACQLVHVQDGTLTIRGSATQGYRYVVTLGDRRDPHG; encoded by the coding sequence ATGACCGACCTGGCCCCGACCCCTAACTCTCTAACGATACTCCGTCATAATGGTGTTCTTGACCGCAACTCAAGGGAGATCTTTCAAACTGCGGTAGAGACGGTAACCCAGGCCCTGGATCTCCCCATTGCTTGGATTTGGCTGCTCGACCATCGAGACCAGAAGATCGAAATACAACAACTCACCCCCAAGGACGCCAGCCTCTCCTTGACGGGGTTTGATCGTGATAACAAACCGTCCTTGCTTTGCACGCAGGTCGTGGAAACTCAACAGCCTCTGATGGTTCGTGACGCCGCTCGTCATCCTGAGTTTGCTCATCAGCCTCTGGTTCAAGAGGATGGGGTACGCGCCTATTTGGGTGTCCCTTTACTGACTCACCGGGGCGACTGTCTGGGAACCTTAGCGGTCATGGATACGACCCCGCGCTCCTTTAGCCGGCCAGAAGTAACACTGGTGGAACTGGCCGCTCAAGTCGCGATGCTTCAGCTAGAAGCCCCTTCTGGGCTGACGCCAACCCCCAAACCGTCGCCCCTCTTTCAAGGGCATCCAGAACCCGAACCGTCCGCCTCCGCCATTCACACCCAACTCCTTGATCGGTTTTTACAAGACCTGCGCACCCCTCTAACGTCTGTCATGGGGATGACCAGTGTGCTAAACCGGGAGATTTACGGTCCTCTGCGGCGTAAACAAAAGGAATATCTCGATATCATCCATAACAGTGGCCAATATATGTTGGCTATGGTTGAGGAGATTCTCATGTTACGGGAGTTGCGGGAGTTAAATGCCAGTCAGCCCCTGTCCCCTGTTGATTTGCATATGCTCTGTCAACAGGTCCTGAACATTCTCAATCCTTTGGCCAGTCGGCGCGAACAACAGTTGCTACTGTCGATTCAAGAGTGCGATCGCCTCTGGACTCTCGATAAACCCAAGTTTCAGCAACTGCTCTATCATTTGGTGGCCCATCTGATTCAGATTAGTGATCTGGGGGTGACCTTGCAGGTGTGGGTTCAACGCTGTTGCTCAAACCAGGTTGAGCTGTCCTTAGCGATCTCCGACGGCTCAGAAGGGGAAACTCTCCCTGAAAGTGAGTTAGAACGATTTGGACTCCTTCCCCCTACAGATCACTCCTCCCACTTGGTTCCATCGTCACAACGGGAGGTCAGTCTGTTTGGTAAACTGCAAGCGAAGCCTATGCAGGCCGATGACCCAGATTTAGGGTTGTTCTTTGCCTGTCAACTGGTTCATGTCCAGGACGGAACTTTGACCATTCGGGGCTCGGCAACTCAAGGCTATCGCTATGTTGTCACCTTGGGCGATCGCCGTGATCCCCATGGTTGA
- the ligA gene encoding NAD-dependent DNA ligase LigA, whose protein sequence is MSQPSSQLQDQTRKLRQQLQEAAHAYYVLDAPIMEDEVYDRLYRDLQAIEQDYPHLITPDSPTQRVGDKPAAQFTSVRHTIPLYSLDNAFTLEEFARWQERWQTRLEERITPEYICELKIDGSALALTYEDGVLVRGVTRGDGETGEEITPNVKTIRSIPLRLQGEKIPPRVEVRGEAFLPLETFERLNRERQENQDPPFANPRNAAAGTLRQLDPQIVAQRQLQFFAYTLYCPSDEGDRPFKTHQEALQRLQDLGFWVNPHRQRVQSLQEVQAYYEQWEQQRRELPYLTDGVVVKLNDIPLQERLGFTQKAPRWAIALKYPAEEVPTTVESVSFQVGRTGAVTPVANLKPVQLAGTTVSRASLHNGDRLRELDLHYGDTVVVRKAGEIIPEVVRVLPKLRPEGAEAVKMPNHCPECQEPLIKPQDEAVTRCINRSCPAILRGALKHWGSRGALDIDGLGEKLISQLCDRPFLNSLADLYRLRAEDLSHLERLGHKSATKLIKSIQNSKSQPWSRVLYGLGIPHVGAVNAQTLAQAFPTVEALAQASPEEIAQIKGIGPEIAGAIAHWFQLKAHQDLIEQLQAVGVSLQRHPEAETVPESPQPLAGQTFVLTGTLPNLTRTQAKTLIEEAGGKVTSSVSSKTNYVVVGENPGSKQAKAEALAIPQLSEAQLRELVGLSPQA, encoded by the coding sequence ATGAGCCAACCTAGTTCCCAACTCCAAGACCAGACTCGGAAACTCCGCCAACAGTTACAAGAGGCGGCCCATGCCTACTATGTTCTCGATGCTCCCATTATGGAAGATGAGGTGTACGATCGCCTCTACCGAGACCTACAAGCCATTGAACAGGACTATCCGCACCTGATTACCCCCGATAGTCCCACCCAGCGCGTCGGCGATAAACCGGCGGCCCAGTTTACCTCCGTTCGCCACACTATCCCCCTCTACAGTCTGGATAACGCCTTCACCCTTGAGGAGTTCGCCAGATGGCAAGAGCGTTGGCAAACTCGGCTGGAGGAACGGATTACCCCTGAGTATATCTGTGAACTGAAAATTGATGGTTCAGCGTTGGCCCTAACCTATGAAGATGGAGTCCTCGTGCGGGGGGTCACCCGAGGGGATGGGGAAACTGGGGAGGAGATTACCCCCAATGTGAAAACGATTCGTTCGATTCCCCTGAGACTTCAGGGAGAGAAGATTCCGCCTCGGGTGGAAGTCCGGGGTGAGGCCTTCCTTCCCTTGGAGACGTTTGAGCGTTTGAACCGGGAACGTCAGGAGAACCAAGACCCCCCCTTTGCTAATCCCCGCAATGCAGCGGCGGGAACCCTACGACAACTCGATCCTCAGATTGTGGCTCAGCGTCAGCTTCAGTTTTTTGCCTATACCTTGTATTGTCCCAGTGATGAGGGCGATCGCCCCTTTAAGACTCATCAAGAGGCTCTACAACGGCTACAAGACTTGGGCTTTTGGGTCAATCCTCACCGCCAACGGGTTCAGAGTCTTCAAGAGGTTCAAGCCTATTATGAGCAATGGGAGCAACAGCGGCGTGAGCTTCCCTATTTGACCGATGGTGTGGTGGTGAAACTCAATGATATCCCCCTGCAAGAGCGCCTCGGCTTTACTCAAAAAGCCCCCCGTTGGGCGATCGCCCTCAAATATCCCGCTGAGGAAGTTCCCACCACGGTCGAATCGGTCAGTTTCCAAGTGGGGCGCACGGGGGCCGTTACCCCAGTGGCTAACCTCAAACCGGTTCAACTGGCCGGAACCACGGTTTCCCGAGCCAGTCTTCACAATGGCGATCGCCTACGGGAATTGGACTTACATTATGGGGATACGGTCGTGGTGCGTAAAGCTGGGGAAATTATCCCGGAAGTGGTGCGAGTGCTGCCTAAATTGCGCCCTGAGGGGGCAGAGGCGGTCAAAATGCCGAATCACTGCCCCGAGTGCCAAGAACCCCTAATTAAGCCCCAAGATGAGGCGGTAACGCGCTGTATCAATCGCTCATGTCCGGCGATTTTGCGGGGGGCCCTGAAACATTGGGGCAGTCGGGGGGCGTTGGATATTGATGGCTTAGGGGAGAAACTGATTAGCCAATTGTGCGATCGCCCTTTCCTCAACTCCCTGGCTGACCTCTATCGCTTACGGGCAGAAGACTTAAGCCATTTAGAGCGCCTCGGACATAAATCGGCCACAAAGCTCATCAAGTCCATTCAGAACTCCAAATCCCAACCCTGGTCGCGAGTGCTGTATGGCCTGGGGATTCCCCATGTGGGGGCGGTGAATGCCCAAACTCTGGCTCAGGCCTTCCCCACGGTCGAGGCGTTAGCTCAAGCCAGTCCCGAGGAGATTGCCCAGATTAAGGGAATTGGGCCCGAAATTGCCGGGGCGATCGCCCACTGGTTCCAACTCAAGGCCCATCAAGACCTAATTGAGCAACTGCAAGCGGTGGGTGTTTCCCTACAGCGTCATCCCGAAGCCGAAACCGTCCCTGAGTCACCCCAACCCCTCGCCGGTCAAACCTTTGTCCTAACGGGAACCCTACCCAACCTCACCCGGACGCAGGCGAAAACCCTCATTGAAGAGGCTGGGGGCAAGGTTACCAGCTCCGTCAGTTCTAAAACGAACTATGTCGTTGTTGGGGAGAATCCCGGTTCCAAACAGGCTAAAGCCGAAGCCTTGGCAATCCCACAACTTTCAGAAGCCCAACTACGGGAGTTAGTGGGGTTATCCCCCCAAGCTTGA
- a CDS encoding glycosyltransferase — MSVSKPSLPGLISEIPQRRGHLEGGRSSSSPAPLQFSLVIPTYNERHNLRSLIERLSQLLDRLLGHDYELIIVDDDSPDRTWELAQDLADSYPQVRALRRQGERGLSTAVICGWQRARGQILGVIDADLQHPPEVLEQLWQQIERGADLALASRHVDGGGVSDWSLRRRLLSRGAQLLGLVLLPGVVGRVSDPMSGFFLVRRAAISERFLDPVGYKILIEVLGRGDISWIGEVGYVFQEREQGESKVTWKQYWEYLQHLWKLRLDLLPVQRFLRFGVVGLSGVFIDLAVFYVLREQWQLGLTRSAILSAEVAILNNFYWNDIWTFSDLSRQQQGWRKRVKRLLKFNMVCLAGLILNVLIVNLLFNLLGVNEYLAKLLAIALVTLWNFSINLKLSWRVTDVSDP; from the coding sequence ATGTCTGTGTCTAAACCATCTTTGCCAGGTCTAATTTCTGAAATTCCCCAACGCCGGGGGCATTTGGAGGGAGGGCGGTCGTCATCTAGCCCCGCTCCCCTACAATTCTCCCTAGTCATTCCCACCTATAATGAGCGACATAACCTGAGAAGCCTAATTGAACGTCTCAGTCAACTCCTCGATCGCCTCCTCGGTCATGACTATGAGCTGATTATCGTGGACGACGATAGCCCCGATCGCACCTGGGAACTGGCCCAAGACTTAGCAGACAGCTATCCCCAGGTTCGTGCTCTGCGTCGTCAAGGAGAACGAGGACTGTCCACAGCCGTGATTTGTGGCTGGCAACGGGCCCGGGGACAAATTCTCGGAGTGATTGATGCGGACTTACAACATCCGCCGGAAGTCCTCGAACAACTCTGGCAACAAATCGAACGGGGAGCCGACTTAGCCCTAGCAAGCCGTCACGTCGATGGTGGGGGGGTGAGTGATTGGAGTCTGCGGCGACGCCTCCTCTCACGGGGGGCGCAACTGTTGGGACTGGTCCTTCTTCCGGGGGTGGTGGGCCGTGTCTCGGACCCAATGAGTGGATTTTTTCTCGTCCGACGGGCCGCCATTTCTGAGCGTTTTCTCGATCCCGTTGGCTATAAAATCCTGATTGAAGTCCTCGGCCGGGGGGACATCTCTTGGATTGGGGAAGTGGGATATGTCTTCCAGGAACGGGAACAGGGCGAAAGCAAAGTGACCTGGAAACAGTATTGGGAATATCTCCAGCATTTATGGAAACTGCGCTTAGATTTATTGCCGGTACAGCGATTCCTACGCTTTGGGGTCGTGGGACTCAGTGGAGTATTTATCGATTTAGCTGTTTTCTATGTTCTGCGAGAGCAGTGGCAGTTAGGACTGACTCGTAGCGCCATTTTGTCGGCGGAAGTGGCTATTTTAAATAACTTTTACTGGAATGACATTTGGACATTCTCAGATTTGTCTCGTCAACAACAGGGATGGCGTAAGCGAGTCAAACGCTTACTCAAATTTAATATGGTCTGTCTCGCAGGATTAATCCTTAATGTGCTGATTGTGAATCTCCTCTTTAACCTGTTGGGGGTGAACGAGTATTTGGCGAAACTCTTGGCGATCGCCCTGGTGACCCTTTGGAACTTCAGCATCAACCTGAAACTGAGTTGGCGAGTCACCGACGTCAGCGATCCCTAA
- a CDS encoding Uma2 family endonuclease: MMGLNTITRCDRVLLYHLSWQQFEQLVQELGEQGGVRIAYDSGTLEILTPLPDHERYKESLSDIIKDMAEVLERDYLSLGSTTWKRERQLAGVEADNCFYFENESRVRGRSTVNLEQDPPPDLVLEIDLTHKSLNRLPIYARLGVPELWNYDVELGELRIYQLQGQGYESCTQSRIFPEIAIAEIPQLLKQYEPQGQLAMRRQLREWVRRQLS, from the coding sequence ATGATGGGACTCAATACCATAACGCGATGCGATCGCGTCCTTCTCTATCATCTCAGTTGGCAGCAATTCGAGCAGCTTGTCCAAGAGCTAGGGGAACAGGGCGGGGTGCGTATTGCTTATGATAGCGGGACGTTGGAGATTTTGACCCCACTTCCAGACCATGAACGGTATAAAGAAAGTCTCAGCGATATCATCAAAGATATGGCTGAGGTTTTAGAGCGGGATTATCTCAGTCTGGGGTCTACCACCTGGAAACGAGAGCGCCAACTTGCGGGGGTCGAGGCGGATAATTGTTTCTATTTTGAGAATGAGTCTAGAGTGCGGGGACGGTCAACGGTAAACTTAGAGCAGGATCCGCCACCGGACTTAGTTTTAGAAATTGACTTAACTCATAAGTCCTTGAACCGGCTACCGATTTATGCCAGACTCGGCGTTCCTGAGCTGTGGAACTATGATGTCGAGTTAGGGGAATTGAGGATCTATCAGTTGCAGGGCCAAGGCTATGAGTCCTGTACTCAGAGTCGCATCTTTCCCGAGATTGCGATCGCGGAGATTCCCCAACTGTTAAAGCAATATGAACCGCAAGGACAGTTAGCGATGCGCCGTCAGCTACGGGAGTGGGTCCGTCGCCAGTTGTCTTAA
- a CDS encoding carbohydrate ABC transporter permease — translation MCSGLRSPMIDSRLKQQLTPYLFLFPAGLLLILTVFLPAGQAFLLSFARYEYDLTQLPQWVGLANFQQLWQDAIFWQTLRQTLLYLVCVVPLLTSLPLLLAILVNRKLRGMAGFRAAYYTPVIVSMVVAGLAWKYLYAETGLFNQILTGIGLTGVPWLTSPHLALFSVMAVTVWKGLGYYMVIYLAGLQGIPTELYEAAALDGSHGWRKHWDITVPLMRPYLLLVATISALSAMKVFEEVYVMTQGGPRNRSKTIVYYLYEQAFDRLEIGYACAIGLVLFLVVLGFSLINLKLSRR, via the coding sequence ATGTGTTCTGGATTGCGATCGCCCATGATTGACTCCCGTCTCAAACAGCAACTGACGCCCTATTTATTTCTATTTCCCGCCGGCCTACTTCTGATTTTAACGGTGTTTCTCCCCGCCGGCCAGGCCTTCCTGCTCAGTTTCGCCCGCTATGAGTATGATTTAACCCAACTCCCCCAATGGGTGGGCTTAGCCAACTTTCAACAACTTTGGCAAGATGCCATTTTCTGGCAAACCCTACGCCAGACCCTATTGTACCTAGTCTGTGTCGTCCCGCTGCTGACGAGCTTACCCTTGCTGCTGGCCATCCTAGTCAACCGCAAACTACGGGGAATGGCAGGGTTTCGGGCCGCCTATTACACCCCAGTCATCGTCTCCATGGTGGTTGCGGGGTTAGCCTGGAAATATCTATATGCAGAAACCGGATTATTCAATCAAATTTTGACCGGGATCGGATTAACGGGGGTTCCCTGGCTCACCAGTCCTCACCTAGCCCTATTTAGCGTCATGGCGGTTACCGTCTGGAAGGGTTTAGGGTATTACATGGTGATTTATCTCGCCGGACTACAGGGGATTCCCACTGAACTCTATGAGGCGGCGGCCTTAGATGGGTCCCACGGCTGGCGTAAACATTGGGATATCACTGTTCCCCTGATGCGTCCCTACCTCCTATTAGTGGCGACAATTTCCGCCCTCTCAGCCATGAAAGTCTTTGAAGAGGTCTATGTAATGACCCAGGGAGGGCCCCGCAACCGCTCCAAAACCATTGTCTATTATCTCTACGAACAGGCCTTCGATCGCCTGGAAATCGGCTACGCCTGCGCCATCGGCTTAGTCTTGTTCCTCGTCGTTTTGGGATTTTCCCTCATCAACCTGAAACTCAGCCGCCGCTAA
- a CDS encoding HhoA/HhoB/HtrA family serine endopeptidase: protein MLSYVVVFLVGGAVAWGAAETFSANSPAGSDSATTSESQAQVPLSRLESESLMPGTDGAQISPPSNFVADVVTRVGPAVVRIDAERTVAARSLPPEFDNPMFRQFFGFRMPDAEQERVQQGSGSGFILSSDGKIVTNAHVIDGADSVTVTLRDGRSLEGRVLGADPVTDVAVVQIEAENLPAVRLRDSEGLQPGEWAIAIGNPLGLDNTVTTGIISAIGRSSREVGVADKRVDFIQTDAAINPGNSGGPLLDQEGQVVGMNTAIIQNAQGLGFAIPINTVARIAEELIEHGRVDHPFLGIQMVTLSPQVKEQVNRDSNQRLTLEDDEGVLIVQVMPGSPAAEGGLQPGDVIVAIEGESVTSAEQVQQAVSQVRVGESLEIEVSRNGSRETRSVQTGILGN from the coding sequence ATGCTTTCCTATGTTGTGGTCTTCTTGGTTGGGGGGGCTGTGGCTTGGGGCGCGGCGGAGACGTTTTCCGCCAACTCTCCCGCTGGTTCTGACTCGGCGACGACTTCTGAGTCCCAGGCACAGGTTCCCCTTAGTCGTCTCGAATCTGAATCCCTGATGCCCGGGACGGACGGGGCGCAGATCTCTCCTCCGAGTAATTTTGTGGCGGATGTGGTGACTCGGGTGGGTCCTGCCGTGGTGCGCATTGATGCGGAGCGTACGGTGGCAGCGCGATCGCTCCCGCCGGAATTTGATAATCCGATGTTTCGCCAGTTTTTCGGTTTTCGGATGCCAGATGCTGAGCAAGAGCGGGTTCAGCAAGGCTCTGGCTCAGGGTTTATTCTCAGTTCTGATGGCAAAATTGTCACCAATGCTCACGTGATTGATGGGGCTGATTCGGTGACGGTGACGTTGCGGGATGGCCGCAGTTTAGAGGGGCGCGTGTTAGGGGCTGACCCCGTCACGGATGTGGCGGTGGTACAGATTGAGGCGGAGAATCTGCCGGCGGTTCGTCTACGGGATAGTGAGGGCTTACAACCCGGTGAATGGGCGATCGCCATTGGTAACCCCTTAGGACTCGATAATACGGTCACAACGGGAATTATTAGTGCCATCGGTCGCTCTAGCCGCGAGGTGGGTGTTGCGGATAAGCGGGTTGATTTTATTCAGACGGATGCGGCCATTAACCCCGGGAACTCGGGAGGGCCCCTGTTAGACCAAGAGGGTCAGGTTGTGGGGATGAATACGGCCATCATCCAAAATGCCCAGGGGTTGGGATTTGCGATTCCCATCAACACGGTGGCACGGATTGCAGAGGAGTTAATTGAACATGGACGGGTGGATCATCCCTTTTTGGGCATCCAAATGGTAACCCTCTCGCCTCAGGTGAAGGAGCAAGTGAACCGTGACTCGAATCAGAGACTGACCCTGGAGGACGATGAAGGGGTGTTAATTGTACAGGTCATGCCCGGTTCTCCGGCGGCTGAGGGAGGATTGCAGCCAGGAGATGTGATTGTTGCCATTGAGGGAGAGTCGGTCACCTCAGCGGAGCAGGTTCAACAGGCTGTCTCCCAGGTTCGGGTGGGCGAGAGCCTGGAGATTGAGGTCTCTCGCAATGGCAGCCGAGAAACCCGCTCAGTGCAAACGGGGATCTTGGGCAATTAG